One segment of Dama dama isolate Ldn47 chromosome 15, ASM3311817v1, whole genome shotgun sequence DNA contains the following:
- the PRDX3 gene encoding thioredoxin-dependent peroxide reductase, mitochondrial translates to MAAAAGRLLRASLARHVSAIPWGISASAALRPAASRRMCLTNALWSGSDQVKFAFSTSSSYHAPAVTQHAPYFKGTAVVSGEFKEISLDDFKGKYLVLFFYPLDFTFVCPTEIIAFSDKANEFHDVNCEVVAVSVDSHFSHLAWINTPRKNGGLGHMNIALLSDLTKQISRDYGVLLEGPGLALRGLFIIDPNGVIKHLSVNDLPVGRSVEETLRLVKAFQFVETHGEVCPANWTPESPTIKPHPTASREYFEKVNQ, encoded by the exons CTCGCCCGACATGTGAGTGCCATTCCTTGGGGCATTTCTGCCTCTGCAGCCCTTAGGCCCGCTGCTTCTCGAAGAATGTGCTTGACAAATGCCTTGTGGTCTGGTTCTGATCAAGTGAAATTCGCCTTTAGCACCA gttcctcataccATGCCCCCGCCGTCACCCAGCATGCCCCCTATTTTAAGGGTACAGCCGTTGTCAGCGGAGAGTTCAAAGAAATTAGCCTTGATGACTTTAAGGGGAAATATTTGGTGCTCTTCTTCTATCCTTTGGATTT CACCTTTGTGTGTCCTACAGAAATTATTGCTTTCAGTGACAAAGCCAATGAATTTCATGATGTGAACTGTGAAGTCGTTGCAGTATCGGTGGATTCCCACTTCAGCCACCTGGCCTGGATAAACACGCCAAGGaag AATGGCGGTTTGGGCCATATGAACATCGCACTCTTGTCAGATTTGACCAAACAGATTTCCCGAGACTACGGTGTGCTGTTAGAAGGTCCTGGCCTCGCGCTACG TGGTCTCTTCATAATTGACCCCAACGGAGTCATCAAGCATCTGAGCGTCAATGATCTCCCAGTGGGCCGAAGCGTGGAAGAGACCCTCCGCTTGGTGAAGGCGTTCCAGTTTGTGGAAACCCATGGAGAAGTCTGCCCGGCCAACTGGACACCCGAGTCTCCTACA aTCAAGCCCCATCCAACTGCTTCCAGAGAATACTTTGAGAAGGTAAATCAGTAG